In Gadus chalcogrammus isolate NIFS_2021 chromosome 11, NIFS_Gcha_1.0, whole genome shotgun sequence, a single window of DNA contains:
- the si:dkeyp-84f3.5 gene encoding zinc finger protein 883 produces the protein MGKLNGTSSDFKTLASSPEVTDNASDCQSYQCGLCGDRFNKLVALKEHHLIHQTQEEIDQLNQEARITFSRSTHMTNTMQERGAPVGSSNRSSSVPARLYPCKQCNRVFNHSSSLSRHMRSHKKTMHKCPFCKKLFPQHCDVAKHVDMYHQPNLEKQSGLKPMTHGSRQTAKKSRCIGKYKCEDCGKKFGLISVYQRHLRYHKKEPTVNPNISFNNSPSLELHIKSRIMADMPQTVQEKDNADIVNMDSSHTKNDLYECNECQQTFSNLKIFLTHQNSHNFKNSE, from the coding sequence ATGGGTAAACTAAATGGGACATCTTCTGATTTCAAAACATTGGCTAGTTCTCCGGAAGTTACTGATAATGCCAGTGATTGTCAGTCATACCAATGTGGTTTATGTGGGGACCGTTTCAATAAATTGGTAGCTCTGAAGGAGCATCATCTCATCCATCAAACCCAGGAAGAAATTGATCAGTTGAACCAAGAAGCTCGGATAACTTTCAGTAGGTCAACGCATATGACTAATACAATGCAAGAAAGAGGTGCACCTGTTGGATCTAGCAACAGGAGTAGCAGTGTCCCAGCCAGACTTTATCCGTGTAAACAATGCAATAGGGTTTTCAATCACTCTAGTAGTTTATCACGCCACATGAGGTCCCATAAAAAGACAATGCATAAATGTCCTTTTTGCAAAAAACTGTTTCCTCAGCACTGTGATGTGGCAAAGCATGTAGACATGTATCATCAACCTAATTTGGAAAAGCAATCTGGATTGAAACCAATGACTCATGGTTCTAGGCAGACTGCAAAAAAATCTAGGTGTATTGGAAAATACAAATGTGAGGACTGCGGGAAGAAATTTGGTCTTATAAGTGTCTACCAAAGGCACCTACGATACCACAAGAAAGAACCAACTGTAAACCCTAACATAAGTTTCAATAATTCCCCTTCCTTGGAGCTGCACATTAAAAGTAGAATAATGGCTGATATGCCGCAAACAGTCCAGGAAAAGGATAATGCAGACATTGTGAACATGGATTCAAGTCATACTAAAAATGATCTTTATGAATGTAATGAATGCCAACAGACATTTTCAAACTTGAAAATATTCCTTACGCACCAGAATTCCCACAACTTTAAGAACTCTGAGTAG
- the has1 gene encoding hyaluronan synthase 1 → MELKPLLRGLGSLVRACLTFLFALAVLGVMIWAYVQGFQLVTSPYGIISFGFYGLLLGLHVLVQSLFAFIEHRRMKARTQPCSYTKTIGFTVSAYQEDPAYLRECLQSIRALQYPPELLRVIMVVDGNSEDDRYMMDMFREVFSDQDPGCFVWENNYHSRDPTAAGGAGDQVCYEDPGRKQVEELISSRRCVCIMQRWGGKREVMYTAFKALGDSVDYIQVCDSDTKLDSLATVELCKVLESNHKYGAVGGDVMILNLKDSYISFMSSLRYWMAFNIERSCQSFFNCVSCISGPLGLYRNDLLQQFLESWYNQTFLGTHCTFGDDRHLTNRMLSMGYATKYTARSKCYTETPAQFLRWLNQQTRWTKSYFREWLFNAMWWHKHHLWMTYESIVSGVFPFFVTATIIQLFWTGSLWDILWVLCCIQLIGLVKASYACILRGDMAMVFMSLYSALYMTSLLPAKYFAILTMNKSSWGTSGRRKMVGNYIPLLPLSVWAAILLGGLFYTIYKESQMSWQTPAKKMETGFLIFGCAAYTCYWIIMVVLYWVWFRRACRRRSKSYKIDV, encoded by the exons ATGGAACTGAAGCCGTTGCTCCGAGGCCTGGGCTCCCTGGTGCGGGCCTGCCTCACCTTCCTCTTCGCCCTGGCCGTGCTGGGGGTGATGATCTGGGCCTACGTGCAGGGGTTCCAGCTCGTCACCTCTCCCTACGGCATCATCTCCTTCGGCTTCTACGGCCTGCTGCTCGGCCTCCACGTCCTGGTCCAGAGCCTCTTCGCCTTCATCGAGCACCGGAGGATGAAGGCGCGCACCCAGCCCTGCAGCTACACCAAGACCATCGGCTTCACCGTGTCCGCCTACCAGGAGGACCCCGCCTACCTCCGGGAGTGCCTCCAGTCCATCCGGGCGCTCCAGTACCCCCCCGAGCTGCTGCGGGTCATCATGGTGGTGGACGGCAACTCGGAGGACGACCGCTACATGATGGACATGTTCCGGGAGGTGTTCTCCGACCAGGACCCCGGCTGCTTCGTGTGGGAGaacaactaccacagccggGACCCCACGGCGGCGGGGGGCGCGGGGGACCAGGTGTGCTACGAGGACCCCGGGAGGAAGCAGGTGGAGGAGTTGATCAGCagcaggaggtgtgtgtgcattatgcAGCGCTGGGGCGGCAAGAGGGAGGTCATGTACACCGCCTTCAAGGCCCTGGGAGACTCTGTGGACTACATACAG GTTTGTGACTCAGACACTAAGCTGGACTCGTTGGCTACGGTGGAGCTATGCAAGGTTCTGGAGAGCAACCACAAGTATGGTGCCGTGGGGGGGGATGTGATGATCCTCAACCTCAAAGACTCCTACATCAGCTTCATGAGCAGTCTTCGCTACTGGATGGCTTTCAACATCGAGAGGTCCTGCCAGTCCTTCTTCAACTGTGTGTCTTGCATCAGTGGGCCGCTGG GCCTGTATCGGAATGACCTCCTTCAACAGTTTCTGGAGTCCTGGTATAATCAGACATTCCTCGGAACTCACTGCACATTTGGGGATGACAGACACTTGACCAATCGCATGCTAAGCATGGGCTATGCTACTAA ATACACGGCTCGCTCAAAGTGTTACACGGAAACACCAGCCCAGTTCCTACGCTGGCTCAACCAACAAACTCGCTGGACCAAGTCCTACTTTCGAGAGTGGCTCTTTAACGCCATGTGGTGGCACAAGCACCACCTCTGGATGACCTACGAGTCCATCGTCTCCGGGGTCTTCCCCTTCTTCGTGACCGCCACCATCATCCAGCTGTTCTGGACAGGCAGCCTGTGGGACATCCTCTGGGTCCTTTGCTGTATCCAGCTGATTGGGCTGGTGAAGGCGTCCTACGCCTGCATCCTTCGGGGGGACATGGCCATGGTCTTCATGTCTCTCTACTCTGCCCTGTACATGACCAGCCTGCTGCCCGCAAAGTACTTTGCCATTCTAACTATGAACAAAAGCAGCTGGGGAACATCCGGCCGGCGTAAGATGGTGGGCAActacatccccctcctcccattaTCAGTGTGGGCGGCCATCTTGTTAGGTGGGCTGTTTTACACCATCTACAAGGAGAGCCAGATGAGCTGGCAGACCCCTGCTAAGAAGATGGAAACTGGCTTCCTTATCTTTGGTTGTGCAGCATACACATGCTACTGGATCATCATGGTGGTTCTCTATTGGGTTTGGTTTCGCAGGGCTTGCAGGAGACGCAGCAAGTCTTACAAGATAGACGTTTAA